One stretch of Equus przewalskii isolate Varuska chromosome 9, EquPr2, whole genome shotgun sequence DNA includes these proteins:
- the LOC103554187 gene encoding vomeronasal type-1 receptor 4-like has product MLVSGKYWIRVDITYVVHTFYSPAGSSSSEDKYQSLRTDRMAARDLAVGMLFLFQTIFGILGNLFLLGHYLFLYFTGCRLRSMDFIVKNLIVANLLVLFSSGMPNGMSRLGWYHVFNDFVCGFFPYVRRVGRGVSIGTTCLLSVAQAIMISPSNSRWAELKVKTRKCIVSSISLCWILQMLINVIYPMFLTGNGSHKNITNRKSFGYCFAVRHDKTRDDLYVALISFPDVFCLGLMCLASGSTVFILYRHKQRVQHIHRTNISSRSCHESRATKTILLLVSTFVFFNTLSSTCHAVMAVFSNPNWFLLNATLVSTQCFPSLSPFLLMSREPSVSRLCFAWIKNTKSPSLVCICAVFIW; this is encoded by the coding sequence ATGTTGGTAAGTGGAAAATATTGGATTAGAGTTGACATCACATATGTGGTCCACACCTTCTATTCCCCTGCAGGATCCTCTAGCTCAGAAGATAAATATCAGTCATTGAGAACTGACAGGATGGCTGCCAGGGATTTGGCAGTAGGAATGCTCTTCTTGTTTCAGACTATATTTGGAATCCTGGggaatctttttcttcttggccattatctcttcctttatttcactGGGTGTAGGCTAAGGTCCATGGATTTTATTGTCAAGAACCTGATTGTAGCCAACTTATTGGTCCTGTTCTCTAGTGGAATGCCTAATGGGATGTCACGTTTGGGATGGTACCATGTCTTCAATGATTTCGTTTGCGGGTTTTTTCCCTATGTCCGTAGAGTGGGCAGGGGTGTGTCCATTGGCACCACCTGCCTCTTGAGTGTAGCCCAGGCCATCATGATCAGCCCCAGCAACTCCAGGTGGGCAGAGCTTAAAGTGAAAACTCGCAAGTGCATTGTCTCTTCAATTTCCCTGTGCTGGATCCTGCAAATGCTGATAAATGTCATATATCCTATGTTTCTGACTGGCAATGGGAGCCACAAAAACATCACAAACAGAAAAAGTTTTGGATACTGTTTTGCTGTTCGTCACGACAAAACCAGAGATGACTTATATGTGGCATTGATATCATTCCCTGATGTTTTCTGTTTGGGGCTCATGTGCTTGGCCAGTGGCTCCACAGTTTTCATCCTTTACAGGCACAAGCAGAGGGTCCAACACATTCATAGGACCAATATCTCTTCCAGATCCTGCCATGAGTCCAGAGCTACCAAAACCATCCTTCTCCTGGTGAGCACCTTTGTCTTTTTTAACACCCTTTCCTCCACTTGTCACGCAGTTATGGCTGTTTTTAGTAATCCTAACTGGTTCCTCTTGAATGCCACTTTAGTAAGCACTCAGTGTTTCCCAAGTCTCAGTCCCTTTCTGCTCATGAGCCGTGAACCCAGTGTATCCAGGCTGTGCTTTGCCtggataaaaaatacaaaatcccCTAGTCTTGTATGTATTTGTGCAGTATTCATTTGGTAA